The window CCTAAACGTTTCGTCTACAAGGCTTATTCTAACATATGGAGAAAAATTTAACGGAAAGATGATCGCAGCCTTCAGTCAATTTGTTATCGGCTCTACAGGAAATCAAGGTTTGGTAATAGGCTTTGTAGTTTTTATTATCTTGATTGCCGTTCAAGCCTTTGTAATCACAAAGGGAGCAACAAGAATTGCCGAGGTTGCAGCCCGTTTTGCCTTAGACTTTAATAATACCAGAAGTATGTCTATTGAAGCAGAATACAATGCAGGCGTTATCACTGAAGCCGAAGCCCGAAAGAAAAAGGAAGAATTACAAAGGTCTACGGATTTTTACGGAGCTATGGACGGGGCGAGTAAATTCGTTTCGGGAAACGTAAAAATAGGAATCTTTATAACGGTTTTAAATATTGTAGCCGGCTTAATCGTCGGTATAGTATTTAGACAAGAAGAATTCACTAAAGCGATGCAGATGTACACAAGGTTTACAATAGGGGACGGACTTTTAGCCCAGCTTCCTTCTCTTTTTATATCGGTTGCAACAGGTCTTGTAGTAACCCGCTCAGCTTCAACAGGCTCTTTCGGAAAAGACATCACAGACCAATTTGCACGCAATTCGACTGTTTATTACATAGCAGCTATCACCTTGACTGTGATGGCCGTTTTGCCCGGCTTCCCGTCAATAATCTTAATTATAATTGCTTTAAGCCTTGCCTTTTTAGGCTGGAGGCTGCAGACAACAAAGGTAACAAGGGCTCAAAAAGAACAGGCGGCTAAAGAAGCCCAAGCCGCATCGGAAAAAGCGGCAAAAACCGAAACCGACGATACCAAGGCTGTAAGCCCATACGACGATCTATCCTTGCAATTCGGATACGGCCTTATTCCTTTGGTCGATGAAAAAAGAGGCTCAGACCTCGTTCCGCGAGTTAAACGCATAAGAAAAGAAATAGCTCTCGAAACCGGTCTTGTAATGCCGGTTATCAGAATGATGGATGCCATGAACCTTCCTCCCGATGAATATTGTATTACAATACAGGGAGCCGAGGTAGCAAGATCAAAGATAAGAATGGGTGCATACCTCGCAGTAAACCCTGGAAATGTTCAAGATGAAATCCCCGGCGAACCTACCTTAGATCCGGCCTTCGGTCTTCCGGCTATTTGGATTTCCGAATCAAACCAAGCAGCCGCCGAAAGGGCAGGATATACAGTTATAGATCCGCCTTCCATAATAGCAACCCATTTAACGCAGGTTATAAAAACACATGCGGATGACATCCTTTCAAGACAGATGGTAAGCAACATCTTGGATTCCGCAAAAAAATTAAACCCAATCGTCGTCGAAGAAATTCAGTCAAACGATAAGCTGACATTGGGAGACTTGCAAACGGTCTTTAAGTGTCTCCTTAGGGAAAATGTTTCCATACGCAATACCACGGCCATTCTTGAAACCATATCAGACTATAGGCGCATAACAGGGGACATGTATCTAATAGCCGAAAAAGTCAGACAAAGGTTAGGCAGACAAATTGTTCAGCAATATCTGGGAGAAGACAAGGCCTTGAGGGCTTTTATGGTAGATTCAGCCTTTTTCCAAACCGTTTTGGCAAGCCGCATAGATACCCTGACCGGCCCTCAACCTGCAATAGACACTGAATCGAAAAAAGCATGGCTTAGAGCCGTTCAAAATGCATACAACAACTTTAATGCACAATTTGTAGGCATCGCAGTTATTCTCGTTCCCGAAGAAGGCAGACTTTTGATAAAACGGCTTCTTGAATACGAAATGCCCATGGTTCCGGTCTTATCCGTCCCCGAAATTCCAAAGGATATTTCGGTCATCGGTATGGGAAACATCACCCCGGAAATTCAATAAGTGAAAATATTGACTTTTTTCTTTAATAATGTTAAAATAATTGCATGATATTTCCATTAAAAGAACTCATCGAGTTTGATGACAATATTTACGAGATTACATGTGCATCGACAAGAAGGGCCTATCAGCTGGCTAAAATCCAAGATCCCAATGTCGAAAAAAGCGGAGACAAGGTTGTTTCAGCCGGAGCAAAGCAAATTTTTACCGGTGAAGTAAACTATCAGATAGAGCGTCACCCCGAATTCAACTAAAATTTCTACTTCAAAAGTTTGCATGGTTCCCGTATTGATTTTTTTCGGAGCGACGGCTTCGGGAAAAACAAGCTTAGCTTCCGAAATATTTTCTTATAAACATTCAAAAGATTTCTCAAAAGAAGGCGGAATTTCGGCTCTTTCAGCTTGTGCAGAAATTATAAGCGCCGACTCGGTTCAGGTGTATAAGCATATGCATATCGGCTCGGCTTCTCCTTCCAAAGAAGAATTGGAAGACCTACCCCACCACTTAATCGCCATAAAAGAGCCTTCCGAAGAATTTTCGGCAGCCGATTTTGTAAAAGAAGCCGATAAACTTTGCCCCGAAATATATAGGCGGGGAAAACTTCCGGTCTTGATGGGAGGCACGGCTTTTTTCTTAAAGAATTTTCTATACGGCCTTCCCGTTACGCCCACCGCCGACCCTAAAATCCGTGAGCATTTTCAAAAACGAGCAAAGGAAGAAGGAGCCGGCATTCTTTTGGAAGAGCTAAAAAAAATAGACCCCGAGACGGCAGAGAGGCTCCATGTTCATGACGAATACAGAATAATAAGAGCTCACGAAGTTTTTGCCGCTTCAGGGAAGCCTTTAAGCTCTTTTGCCCTCCCCGAAAACCCAAGAGAAAAATACGAGTTTTTTATCTTAAGCATCGAAAGAACCCGCTCCCTTTTATACGAAAGAATCGAAAAGAGGGTCGATGCTATGTTTGCCGAGGGCCTATATGATGAAGTAAAAAAGCTTTATGAGATGGGCTATACAAGCGAAAGCCCCGGACTTAAAGCCATAGGCTACAGGGAATTTTTTGATGAAAATAAGCGTTTAAAACCCGAATCGGACTTGGAGGAAGTCTCGGCCCTTATAAAACGAAATACCAAACACTACGCCAAGCGTCAAGAAACCTTTTTTAAAACAATCCCGGATGTTCACCGCTATTTTATAGAAGATAAGGCTGAGATATCAAGGCTTTATAAGGATATTTGCGGGTTTTATAAAAAACTATTAAAATGATTATGAGTGCTAAAAAAAGTGGAATGATTTATTTAATAAGGCTTCTCATGAGGAACTTATTACTATGGGGAACGGACAAAGCTACGGTTCATGCTATGAGGTAAAAGATTGCAATTCCTTTAATTACATGGCAGGCTATGATTGCACCGACGAGCAAAAAGCCGAAACATTCGGTTTATCCGTCATGCACATTCCCGAAGCCGAGTACGCTGTCGTACAATTAAAAGGTCCTGTGCCCGACTGTATTCATCAAGGCTGGAAATATGTTATGGATACTTTCTTCCCGGAACAGGGTTATCGGCACGCCGGCACTCCCGATTTTGAAATTTACAAAGAAGGCGACATGTACGATAAAAACTACAATATGGAGTTATGGGTACCGATTATAAAAGAGTAATTGTGCCGGTATTTTTGCTTGTAATAGGGATAAGGTGCAGGCAGCAGGAAAATAAACCCGCTGCTTGTAAAAAATGGCAATGATAGCACACAATCAAAAAATAGTATTCGTGCGAGTCAAAAAAAA of the Treponema denticola ATCC 35405 genome contains:
- the miaA gene encoding tRNA (adenosine(37)-N6)-dimethylallyltransferase MiaA → MVPVLIFFGATASGKTSLASEIFSYKHSKDFSKEGGISALSACAEIISADSVQVYKHMHIGSASPSKEELEDLPHHLIAIKEPSEEFSAADFVKEADKLCPEIYRRGKLPVLMGGTAFFLKNFLYGLPVTPTADPKIREHFQKRAKEEGAGILLEELKKIDPETAERLHVHDEYRIIRAHEVFAASGKPLSSFALPENPREKYEFFILSIERTRSLLYERIEKRVDAMFAEGLYDEVKKLYEMGYTSESPGLKAIGYREFFDENKRLKPESDLEEVSALIKRNTKHYAKRQETFFKTIPDVHRYFIEDKAEISRLYKDICGFYKKLLK
- a CDS encoding GyrI-like domain-containing protein, with the protein product MGNGQSYGSCYEVKDCNSFNYMAGYDCTDEQKAETFGLSVMHIPEAEYAVVQLKGPVPDCIHQGWKYVMDTFFPEQGYRHAGTPDFEIYKEGDMYDKNYNMELWVPIIKE
- the flhA gene encoding flagellar biosynthesis protein FlhA, which encodes MAENRFFKEVPNALVAIGAIMVIFVIIIPLPTALLDFFMALNLIFSLIILLIVLFVDKPTEFTVFPSLLLVSTIFGLALNVSSTRLILTYGEKFNGKMIAAFSQFVIGSTGNQGLVIGFVVFIILIAVQAFVITKGATRIAEVAARFALDFNNTRSMSIEAEYNAGVITEAEARKKKEELQRSTDFYGAMDGASKFVSGNVKIGIFITVLNIVAGLIVGIVFRQEEFTKAMQMYTRFTIGDGLLAQLPSLFISVATGLVVTRSASTGSFGKDITDQFARNSTVYYIAAITLTVMAVLPGFPSIILIIIALSLAFLGWRLQTTKVTRAQKEQAAKEAQAASEKAAKTETDDTKAVSPYDDLSLQFGYGLIPLVDEKRGSDLVPRVKRIRKEIALETGLVMPVIRMMDAMNLPPDEYCITIQGAEVARSKIRMGAYLAVNPGNVQDEIPGEPTLDPAFGLPAIWISESNQAAAERAGYTVIDPPSIIATHLTQVIKTHADDILSRQMVSNILDSAKKLNPIVVEEIQSNDKLTLGDLQTVFKCLLRENVSIRNTTAILETISDYRRITGDMYLIAEKVRQRLGRQIVQQYLGEDKALRAFMVDSAFFQTVLASRIDTLTGPQPAIDTESKKAWLRAVQNAYNNFNAQFVGIAVILVPEEGRLLIKRLLEYEMPMVPVLSVPEIPKDISVIGMGNITPEIQ
- a CDS encoding DNA-directed RNA polymerase subunit omega, which codes for MIFPLKELIEFDDNIYEITCASTRRAYQLAKIQDPNVEKSGDKVVSAGAKQIFTGEVNYQIERHPEFN